From Sphingomonas nostoxanthinifaciens, a single genomic window includes:
- a CDS encoding outer membrane protein assembly factor BamB family protein, with protein MFALSVALLASASCVSTEAARHAPGEVDWASFGGSPAADHYSPLAQIDRSNVGTLAPAWRFETGVGMLQTSPLVVGGTLYGVDVDQSVFALDAATGRLKWRHQAVEHSEQPVRGLAYWTDGKTRRLFSGNGSYLAALDPETGAPAPGFGHEGRIDLREGMGRDPATLPVFLTTPGVIFDDVIITGFRTGETQPAAPGMVRAYDVRTGALRWRFNTIPQPGEPGHETWPADAWKTAGAANNWAGMAVDTKRGIVYVPTGSAVADFYGADRLGDDLYANSLLAIDARTGRLKWHFQAVHHDIWDRDFPSAPVLLTVHRDGRSIDAVAQTTKQGVVYLFDRDTGRPLFPIGERAIPASDVPGEHASPTEPMPTLPAPFARQQLTENDLTTRTPEAHRVALEAFRAANHQGPFTPFRVGQKTIVFPGFDGGAEWGGPAVDRDHGILFVNSNEMAWLAELVRRDAAPAGAGRGAAIYADQCSACHGVDRKGSPPDFPDLTQIASRRTAGEMDAIIRGGRGRMPGFPQIADAARATLIAYLRGEQEPQRADGRQEVLGDPAVDRAPYRFGGYKRFLDPDNYPAIAPPWGTLNAIDLNSGKFLWKVPLGEYPELAARGMTGTGSENYGGPIVTGSGLLIIGATLFDQRLRIFDSRTGRLLWQTTLPYSGMATPVTYSIGGRQYIAIATSNARNPKGTKGSAYVAFALPPGR; from the coding sequence TTGTTCGCACTATCCGTCGCGTTGCTCGCATCGGCGAGTTGCGTCTCGACCGAGGCCGCGCGGCATGCTCCGGGCGAGGTCGACTGGGCGTCCTTCGGTGGCAGCCCGGCCGCCGACCATTATTCACCGCTGGCGCAGATCGACCGTAGCAACGTCGGTACGCTCGCGCCCGCATGGCGGTTCGAGACCGGCGTCGGCATGCTCCAGACGTCGCCGCTCGTCGTCGGTGGCACGCTCTACGGCGTCGACGTGGATCAATCGGTGTTCGCGCTCGATGCCGCGACCGGTCGGCTGAAGTGGCGGCATCAGGCGGTCGAGCATTCGGAGCAGCCGGTTCGCGGCCTCGCTTACTGGACCGACGGCAAGACCCGGCGCCTGTTCAGCGGCAATGGAAGCTATCTGGCGGCGCTCGACCCCGAAACGGGTGCGCCGGCTCCAGGGTTCGGCCATGAGGGCCGGATCGACCTGCGCGAGGGCATGGGCCGCGATCCCGCGACGCTGCCGGTCTTTCTGACCACGCCCGGCGTGATCTTCGACGATGTCATCATCACCGGCTTCCGCACGGGCGAGACCCAGCCGGCCGCGCCGGGGATGGTACGCGCCTACGACGTCCGCACGGGTGCGCTGCGCTGGCGCTTCAACACCATTCCGCAGCCTGGCGAGCCGGGCCACGAGACGTGGCCCGCCGATGCGTGGAAGACGGCGGGGGCCGCGAACAACTGGGCCGGCATGGCGGTCGATACCAAGCGCGGCATCGTCTACGTTCCCACGGGCTCGGCCGTCGCCGATTTCTACGGCGCGGACCGGCTTGGCGACGATCTCTACGCCAATTCGCTGCTTGCGATCGACGCGCGGACCGGCCGCCTCAAGTGGCATTTCCAGGCGGTGCATCACGACATCTGGGACCGCGATTTCCCCTCCGCACCCGTCCTCCTGACCGTCCACCGCGACGGCCGGTCGATCGATGCCGTCGCGCAGACGACCAAGCAGGGCGTCGTCTACCTGTTCGACCGGGATACGGGGCGACCGCTGTTCCCGATCGGGGAGCGGGCGATTCCGGCGTCGGACGTGCCCGGCGAACATGCATCGCCGACCGAGCCGATGCCGACCCTGCCCGCCCCGTTCGCGCGCCAGCAACTGACGGAGAACGATCTCACGACCCGCACGCCCGAGGCGCACAGGGTCGCGCTGGAGGCCTTCCGCGCGGCCAATCATCAGGGGCCATTCACGCCGTTCCGCGTCGGCCAGAAGACGATCGTGTTTCCGGGGTTCGACGGGGGCGCCGAATGGGGCGGCCCCGCGGTCGATCGCGACCATGGCATCCTGTTCGTCAACAGCAACGAGATGGCGTGGCTCGCCGAACTGGTGCGGCGCGATGCGGCGCCGGCAGGGGCGGGGCGGGGCGCGGCGATCTATGCGGACCAATGTTCCGCCTGCCATGGCGTCGATCGCAAGGGATCGCCGCCCGACTTCCCCGATCTGACGCAGATCGCGTCGCGCCGCACGGCGGGCGAGATGGACGCGATCATCAGGGGCGGCAGGGGGCGCATGCCCGGCTTTCCCCAGATTGCGGATGCCGCCCGCGCCACGCTGATCGCCTATCTTCGCGGCGAGCAGGAACCGCAGCGCGCTGACGGCCGGCAGGAGGTGCTCGGCGATCCTGCCGTCGACCGCGCGCCCTACCGGTTTGGCGGCTACAAACGGTTCCTCGATCCGGACAATTATCCCGCCATCGCCCCGCCGTGGGGAACGCTCAACGCGATCGACCTGAACAGCGGCAAATTCCTGTGGAAGGTGCCGCTCGGCGAATATCCCGAGCTTGCCGCCAGGGGCATGACGGGCACCGGATCGGAAAATTACGGTGGCCCGATCGTCACCGGGAGCGGGCTGCTCATCATCGGCGCGACGTTGTTCGACCAGCGGCTGCGCATCTTCGATAGCCGCACCGGCCGGCTGCTGTGGCAGACGACATTGCCCTATTCCGGCATGGCGACGCCGGTGACTTACAGCATCGGCGGCCGCCAATATATCGCCATCGCAACCAGCAACGCCCGCAATCCGAAGGGGACCAAGGGCTCCGCTTATGTCGCGTTCGCGCTGCCGCCGGGACGATGA
- a CDS encoding SDR family NAD(P)-dependent oxidoreductase has translation MGRLDGKIAVVTGANSGIGLAVARRFVAEGAHVYITGRRQDELDKAAAELGANVTPVQGDITRLDDLDRLFDAVRAGHGHLDILLANAGLGQIEPLGQITEASFDLTFGVNVKGTVFTVQKALPLMASGGSIILTGSTTGSMGTPAFSIYSATKAAIRNLARSWALDLKGTGIRVNVLSPGATATPGLDGVAEAIGGDTLYEALIAQTPAGRIADAADVAAVALFLASDESRVMTGGEVFADGGLAQV, from the coding sequence ATGGGTAGGTTGGACGGAAAGATCGCAGTCGTCACCGGGGCGAACAGTGGCATCGGGCTGGCCGTGGCCCGGCGGTTCGTGGCCGAAGGCGCGCATGTCTACATAACGGGGCGCCGTCAGGACGAGTTGGACAAGGCTGCGGCAGAACTCGGCGCAAACGTCACGCCGGTGCAGGGCGACATCACCAGGCTCGACGATCTCGATCGGCTGTTCGACGCGGTCCGCGCCGGCCATGGCCATCTGGACATCCTGCTCGCCAATGCCGGGCTCGGCCAGATCGAGCCTTTGGGCCAGATCACCGAAGCCTCGTTTGACCTCACGTTCGGCGTCAACGTGAAGGGCACCGTCTTCACCGTGCAAAAAGCGCTGCCGCTGATGGCGTCGGGCGGATCGATCATCCTGACCGGATCGACCACCGGATCGATGGGAACGCCTGCGTTCAGCATCTACAGCGCCACCAAGGCCGCGATCCGAAATCTGGCGCGCAGTTGGGCGCTGGATCTCAAGGGCACCGGCATCCGCGTTAACGTTCTGTCGCCAGGCGCAACCGCGACCCCCGGCCTTGACGGCGTTGCCGAGGCGATCGGCGGGGACACGTTGTATGAAGCACTGATCGCGCAAACGCCGGCCGGCCGGATCGCCGACGCCGCAGATGTCGCGGCGGTCGCGCTGTTTCTCGCATCGGATGAGAGCCGCGTGATGACCGGCGGCGAGGTGTTCGCCGACGGCGGCCTGGCACAAGTCTGA
- the kdpF gene encoding K(+)-transporting ATPase subunit F, protein MTLDLWLAALTAVGLLLYLVAVLVRPERF, encoded by the coding sequence ATGACGCTCGACCTCTGGCTCGCGGCACTCACCGCGGTCGGCCTCCTTCTATATCTCGTGGCGGTGCTCGTCCGCCCCGAGCGTTTCTGA
- the kdpB gene encoding potassium-transporting ATPase subunit KdpB: MARAATKSLFTADLILPAIGDAFKKLDPRQLVRNPVMFVTACVATLLTVLIFVGHDGLSTAFKAQLTVWLWLTVLFGTFAEALAEGRGKAQAASLRATKAELTAKKLKGDRVETVAASQLRAGDVVLVETNDLVPADGEVIEGVASVNEAAITGESAPVIREAGGDRSAVTAGTRVISDQIKVRVTVDPGQGFLDRMIALVEGAERQKTPNEIALTILLVGLTIIFLIAVGTIPGFASYAGGSVPVVILAALLITLIPTTIAALLSAIGIAGMDRLVRFNVLAKSGRAVEAAGDIDVLLLDKTGTITIGDRQASEFRPVGGTAPELLAEAALLASLADETPEGRSIVVLARNRFGIATAALPEDAEVIAFTAQTRISGVRIGSGLIQKGAVDSVLKANPGLGQTAAATELRRITDEIARGGGTPLAVARDGRLLGAIFLKDVVKAGIRERFGELRAMGIRTVMITGDNPLTAAAIAAEAGVDDFLAQATPEDKLALIRKEQTGGRLVAMCGDGTNDAPALAQADVGVAMNTGTQAAREAGNMVDLDSDPTKLIEVVGLGKQLLMTRGALTTFSVANDVAKYFAIIPAMFVALYPTLKVLNVMGLATPESAILSAIIFNAIIIPLLVPLALKGVAYRPMGAGPLLARNLAVYGLGGLVAPFVGIKIIDMAVNGLGLA, from the coding sequence ATGGCACGCGCAGCGACCAAATCCCTGTTCACCGCCGATCTGATCCTTCCGGCGATCGGCGATGCGTTCAAGAAACTCGATCCGCGGCAGCTGGTCCGCAATCCGGTGATGTTCGTCACCGCCTGCGTGGCGACGCTGCTGACGGTGCTGATCTTCGTCGGGCATGACGGCCTCTCCACGGCGTTCAAGGCGCAGCTGACCGTCTGGCTGTGGCTGACCGTGCTGTTCGGCACCTTCGCCGAGGCCCTGGCCGAGGGGCGCGGCAAGGCGCAGGCTGCCTCGCTTCGCGCGACCAAGGCCGAGCTCACCGCGAAGAAGCTGAAGGGCGACCGCGTCGAGACCGTCGCGGCATCCCAGCTCCGCGCCGGCGATGTCGTGCTGGTCGAGACCAATGACCTCGTCCCGGCCGATGGCGAGGTGATCGAAGGGGTCGCATCGGTCAACGAAGCGGCGATCACCGGCGAGTCCGCGCCGGTGATCCGTGAGGCGGGCGGCGACCGCTCGGCCGTGACGGCGGGCACACGGGTGATCTCGGACCAGATCAAGGTGCGCGTCACCGTCGATCCGGGCCAGGGCTTCCTCGATCGCATGATCGCGCTGGTGGAAGGTGCCGAGCGGCAGAAGACGCCCAACGAGATCGCACTCACTATCCTGCTTGTCGGCCTGACGATCATATTCCTGATCGCGGTCGGCACGATCCCCGGCTTCGCGTCCTATGCGGGCGGTTCGGTGCCGGTGGTGATCCTGGCGGCACTGCTGATCACGCTCATCCCGACGACCATAGCGGCCTTGCTCTCGGCGATTGGCATCGCCGGCATGGACCGGCTGGTGCGCTTCAACGTGCTCGCAAAGTCGGGACGCGCGGTCGAGGCGGCGGGCGACATCGACGTGCTGCTGCTCGACAAGACAGGCACGATCACGATCGGCGATCGGCAGGCGAGCGAGTTTCGGCCGGTGGGCGGCACCGCGCCCGAGCTGTTGGCGGAGGCCGCGCTACTCGCCAGCCTGGCCGACGAGACGCCCGAGGGGCGCTCGATCGTCGTGCTGGCGCGCAACAGGTTCGGCATCGCCACGGCGGCGCTGCCCGAGGACGCGGAGGTGATCGCCTTCACCGCGCAGACGCGCATTTCGGGGGTGCGGATCGGCAGCGGCCTGATCCAGAAGGGCGCGGTGGATTCGGTCCTCAAGGCCAATCCCGGGCTTGGCCAGACCGCCGCCGCCACCGAGCTTCGTCGCATCACCGACGAGATCGCACGCGGCGGCGGCACGCCGCTGGCGGTCGCGCGCGACGGCCGGCTGCTGGGCGCGATCTTCCTCAAGGACGTGGTCAAGGCCGGCATCCGCGAACGCTTCGGCGAGCTGCGCGCGATGGGCATCCGCACGGTGATGATCACCGGCGACAATCCGCTGACCGCCGCCGCGATCGCCGCCGAGGCGGGCGTGGACGATTTCCTCGCGCAGGCGACGCCCGAGGACAAGCTCGCGCTGATCCGGAAGGAGCAGACCGGCGGCCGGCTGGTGGCGATGTGCGGCGATGGCACCAACGATGCGCCCGCCCTTGCGCAGGCCGATGTCGGCGTGGCGATGAATACGGGTACGCAGGCGGCGCGCGAGGCGGGCAACATGGTCGATCTCGACAGCGATCCGACCAAGCTGATCGAGGTCGTCGGCCTCGGCAAGCAACTGCTGATGACGCGCGGGGCGCTCACCACCTTCTCGGTAGCCAACGACGTCGCCAAATATTTCGCGATCATCCCGGCGATGTTCGTCGCGCTCTATCCGACGCTGAAGGTGCTCAACGTGATGGGGCTGGCGACGCCCGAGAGCGCGATCCTGTCGGCGATCATCTTCAACGCGATCATCATCCCGCTGCTGGTGCCGCTGGCGCTGAAGGGCGTCGCCTACAGGCCGATGGGCGCCGGGCCGCTGCTCGCGCGCAACCTCGCCGTCTACGGGCTTGGCGGCCTCGTCGCCCCCTTCGTGGGCATCAAGATCATCGATATGGCCGTCAACGGCCTCGGCCTCGCTTGA
- a CDS encoding winged helix-turn-helix transcriptional regulator yields MADERFTCGLEAALFVVSGKWKPLILFHLSMGARRYGELRRMVGGVSDKVLIQQLKELQADGAVMRVDHGEIPPKVEYSLTGFGASIVTALSPLCEWGGRHLNEIETIANGRQRLREAQAA; encoded by the coding sequence GTGGCGGATGAACGGTTCACGTGCGGGCTGGAGGCGGCCCTGTTCGTCGTCAGCGGCAAGTGGAAACCGCTGATCCTGTTCCATCTGTCGATGGGCGCGCGGCGCTACGGCGAACTGCGACGGATGGTCGGTGGCGTAAGCGACAAGGTGCTGATCCAGCAGCTCAAGGAATTGCAGGCCGACGGCGCGGTCATGCGCGTCGATCATGGCGAGATCCCTCCCAAGGTCGAATATTCGCTGACGGGCTTCGGCGCGAGCATCGTCACCGCGCTGTCGCCACTTTGCGAATGGGGCGGGCGTCATCTGAACGAGATCGAGACGATCGCGAATGGCCGGCAGCGACTGCGGGAGGCCCAGGCTGCCTGA
- the kdpC gene encoding potassium-transporting ATPase subunit KdpC, with protein sequence MGNDFTTSLRPAIVLTILFALLLGLGYPLAMTGIGQALFADRANGSLVRDAQGRVIGSSVIGQAFTSDRYFQTRPSAAGKGYDGLASSGSNYGPTSQALVDRVKADVARRHGEGVGTIPADLVTASASGLDPDLSPDAAYVQIARIARIRGLSEATLRALVDRQVAHPLAGFVGEDRVNVLMLNLALDRIAVH encoded by the coding sequence ATGGGCAATGATTTCACCACCTCGCTCCGCCCCGCGATCGTTCTCACGATCCTGTTCGCACTGCTGCTTGGGCTGGGCTATCCTCTGGCGATGACGGGTATTGGGCAGGCATTGTTCGCCGATCGGGCCAATGGCAGTCTGGTGCGCGACGCCCAAGGCCGGGTGATCGGATCGAGCGTGATCGGGCAGGCCTTCACCAGCGATCGCTATTTCCAGACGCGCCCGTCGGCGGCCGGCAAGGGATATGACGGGCTCGCCTCCTCGGGCTCCAACTACGGCCCGACCTCGCAGGCGCTGGTCGATCGCGTGAAGGCCGATGTCGCGCGACGGCATGGCGAGGGCGTCGGCACGATCCCGGCCGATCTCGTCACGGCCAGCGCCTCCGGGCTCGATCCCGATCTCTCCCCGGACGCGGCGTACGTGCAGATCGCGCGTATCGCCCGCATTCGCGGCTTGTCCGAGGCGACACTGCGCGCGCTGGTCGATCGGCAGGTCGCACATCCGCTGGCCGGCTTCGTTGGCGAGGACCGGGTCAACGTTCTCATGCTCAACCTCGCGCTGGATCGGATCGCCGTACATTGA
- the kdpA gene encoding potassium-transporting ATPase subunit KdpA, which produces MTMQGWILILVFTGILLALTKPVGAWLFALYEGRPTPLHRVIGPVERGFYRLAGIDPTVEQGWRRYAVHMLMFNAVLMLLTYAVLRLQLFLPWNGQTLANLPEHLAANTAISFTTNTNWQSYSGESTMSNLSQMLGLTIHNFLSAATGIALAFALFRGFARRQMQTIGNFWADCTRITLYLLLPLCVLYTVFLIASGVPQTLAATIDVHTLEGLKQSLAVGTVASQEAIKMLGTNGGGFFNANSAHPFENPTALTNLVQMLSIFLIGFGLTWTFGKAVGNTRQGWAILAAMIIMFLCGVAVSYWQEAAGNPVLHHLGVAGANMEGKEVRFGAAASALFAVVTTAASCGAVNAMHDSFTALGGMIPLFNMQLGEVVVGGVGAGIYGFLLFAILAVFVAGLMVGRTPEYVGKKIESREVKLAVLAIAVLPLAILGFTALSCVLQQGLAGPLNKGPHGFGEILYAFTSAVANNGSAFAGLTANTPYYNGLLGIAMWVGRFFIIVPMLAIAGSLAAKKLTPESAGSFPTTGPLWVGLLVGIILILGGLTFLPGLALGPIADHLAMIRGQLF; this is translated from the coding sequence ATGACGATGCAGGGCTGGATCCTGATCCTTGTCTTTACCGGCATATTGCTGGCGCTGACCAAGCCGGTCGGCGCGTGGCTATTCGCGCTTTACGAAGGGCGGCCGACACCGCTCCATCGGGTGATCGGCCCGGTCGAGCGCGGCTTCTACCGGCTGGCGGGGATCGACCCGACCGTCGAGCAGGGCTGGCGGCGATATGCCGTCCACATGCTGATGTTCAACGCGGTGCTGATGCTCTTGACCTATGCGGTGCTGCGGCTGCAGCTGTTCCTGCCGTGGAACGGCCAGACCCTCGCCAATCTGCCCGAGCATCTCGCGGCGAATACGGCGATCAGCTTTACCACCAACACCAACTGGCAGAGCTATTCGGGCGAAAGCACGATGTCGAACCTCAGCCAGATGCTGGGGCTGACCATCCACAATTTCCTGTCGGCGGCGACGGGCATCGCGCTGGCATTCGCGCTGTTCCGCGGCTTCGCGCGGCGGCAGATGCAGACGATCGGCAATTTCTGGGCCGATTGCACGCGCATCACGCTCTACCTGCTGCTGCCGTTGTGCGTCCTCTACACGGTCTTCCTGATCGCGAGCGGCGTGCCGCAGACGCTGGCCGCCACGATCGACGTCCATACGCTGGAGGGCCTTAAGCAGAGCCTGGCGGTCGGCACGGTAGCGAGCCAGGAAGCCATCAAGATGCTCGGCACCAACGGCGGCGGCTTCTTCAACGCCAATTCGGCGCATCCTTTCGAAAACCCGACCGCGCTGACGAACCTCGTCCAGATGCTGTCGATCTTCCTGATCGGCTTCGGCCTGACGTGGACGTTCGGCAAGGCGGTCGGCAACACCCGCCAGGGTTGGGCGATCCTGGCTGCCATGATTATCATGTTCCTCTGCGGCGTGGCGGTCAGTTACTGGCAGGAGGCGGCGGGCAACCCGGTCCTCCATCATCTCGGCGTTGCCGGGGCGAACATGGAAGGCAAGGAAGTGCGCTTCGGCGCAGCCGCCTCCGCCCTTTTCGCGGTCGTCACCACGGCGGCGTCGTGTGGCGCGGTCAATGCGATGCACGACAGCTTCACCGCGCTGGGCGGGATGATCCCGCTGTTCAACATGCAGCTTGGCGAGGTCGTCGTCGGCGGCGTCGGCGCGGGCATCTACGGCTTTCTGCTGTTCGCCATCCTTGCGGTGTTCGTCGCCGGGCTGATGGTGGGCCGCACGCCCGAATATGTCGGCAAGAAGATCGAGAGCCGCGAGGTGAAGCTCGCGGTGCTGGCGATCGCGGTGCTGCCGCTCGCCATCCTCGGCTTCACTGCGCTCTCCTGCGTGCTGCAGCAGGGCCTGGCGGGGCCGCTCAACAAGGGGCCGCACGGCTTCGGCGAGATCCTCTACGCCTTCACCAGCGCGGTCGCGAACAATGGCTCGGCGTTCGCGGGCCTCACCGCCAACACGCCATATTACAACGGCTTGCTTGGAATCGCCATGTGGGTTGGGCGCTTCTTCATCATCGTGCCGATGCTGGCCATCGCCGGCTCGCTCGCCGCGAAGAAGCTCACGCCGGAAAGCGCGGGCAGCTTCCCGACCACCGGCCCGCTGTGGGTGGGGCTGCTCGTCGGCATCATCCTGATCCTCGGCGGCCTCACCTTCCTGCCGGGCCTCGCGCTCGGCCCCATCGCCGATCATCTCGCGATGATCCGCGGCCAACTCTTCTAA